One part of the Cyclobacteriaceae bacterium genome encodes these proteins:
- a CDS encoding TRAP transporter large permease — protein MDYTGILVLVISFLILLIIGVPIAYSIGISGILTMLVSIESIAAFTTFAHRMATGLDSFTLLAIPFFILAGNIMNSGGIARRLIDFARVLVGGLPGGLAFVNVVANMLFGAISGSAAASASAIGSIMGPAMKKEGYDENYSAAVNITSATTGLSIPPSNILIVYSLASGGVSITALFLAGYIPGILTGFGIMLMAVSMLIYKTKGIIGVSRMLFVLMLVVLGLGLIGMGVRYAMVTFNPVVNYSLAGLLIAGTLFYMGSKFRNKDSRVRAGVLTFMDALPSLFMLIIVIGGIVVGFFTATEASAIAVLYSLILAFLYREIKIHHLPSIILSSVKTTAVVMLLIATSIALSWIMSYENIPQNVSAGLMDVSNNPFVILLIINLILLFVGIFMDMTPAVLIFTPIFMPVVTTQLGLSPIHFGIIMVLNLSIGLCTPPVGSVLFIGCSVAKIPIANVIRPLIPLFIAMVIVLLLVTYIPQLSLWLPGLFDY, from the coding sequence ATGGATTACACTGGTATACTTGTACTTGTAATAAGTTTCCTGATCTTACTGATCATTGGTGTACCCATCGCGTACAGCATTGGTATTTCTGGTATTCTAACGATGCTGGTTTCTATTGAATCGATTGCAGCGTTCACCACGTTTGCTCATCGTATGGCAACAGGCCTTGATAGTTTTACGCTGCTGGCTATTCCGTTTTTTATTCTCGCGGGTAACATCATGAATAGTGGTGGCATTGCCCGAAGGCTTATTGATTTTGCGCGGGTATTGGTCGGTGGATTGCCTGGCGGACTAGCCTTTGTTAATGTAGTAGCCAACATGTTGTTTGGAGCCATTTCAGGATCTGCAGCTGCTTCAGCATCTGCCATCGGCAGTATTATGGGGCCGGCCATGAAGAAGGAGGGTTATGATGAAAATTACAGTGCTGCGGTTAACATCACATCAGCTACAACCGGATTGAGTATTCCGCCCAGCAATATTCTTATTGTTTACAGTCTGGCCAGTGGGGGAGTTTCCATTACAGCATTGTTTCTGGCAGGTTATATTCCAGGTATACTCACTGGCTTTGGTATTATGCTCATGGCTGTTTCCATGCTGATCTATAAAACAAAAGGTATTATTGGGGTAAGCCGTATGTTGTTTGTGCTCATGCTGGTAGTACTGGGCTTAGGATTGATTGGAATGGGAGTGCGGTACGCTATGGTTACCTTCAATCCGGTAGTGAATTACAGCTTAGCAGGTTTACTGATTGCCGGTACTTTGTTTTATATGGGTAGTAAATTCCGTAATAAAGATTCGCGGGTACGAGCAGGTGTACTTACGTTTATGGATGCACTGCCCAGCCTGTTTATGCTCATTATTGTTATTGGCGGAATTGTAGTAGGTTTCTTCACCGCAACGGAAGCATCTGCCATAGCTGTTTTATATTCATTGATCCTGGCGTTTCTCTATCGGGAAATAAAAATTCACCATCTTCCATCCATCATTTTGAGCTCGGTTAAGACAACCGCTGTGGTGATGCTCCTCATCGCCACCAGTATTGCGTTGTCGTGGATTATGTCGTATGAAAATATTCCACAAAATGTAAGTGCAGGTTTAATGGATGTAAGCAATAATCCTTTTGTTATCCTGCTGATCATCAACCTTATTCTTTTATTTGTCGGCATTTTTATGGACATGACCCCAGCGGTGCTGATTTTTACACCCATATTTATGCCGGTAGTGACTACACAACTGGGCTTAAGTCCTATTCATTTTGGGATTATTATGGTGTTAAACCTGAGTATTGGCCTTTGTACGCCACCCGTTGGTTCAGTTCTTTTTATTGGTTGCAGCGTAGCAAAAATACCAATCGCCAATGTAATCAGACCATTGATTCCCTTGTTTATAGCGATGGTGATTGTTTTACTATTGGTAACTTATATCCCTCAATTAAGTTTATGGTTGCCAGGACTTTTTGATTACTAG
- a CDS encoding TRAP transporter small permease, translated as MSFRERLDKYLEWTLVVLMSLLVVDVLWQVISRYVLTAPSSFTDELAGFLLIWVGLLGSAYVTGKNEHLAIDMLLQRSGEKRQRILRLIIHILIAVFALFVLIIGGAWLVYTRFYLNVNSAALRIPLGYVYLILPLSGLIVLYYTLDNTKKIFLNRSLA; from the coding sequence ATGAGTTTCAGAGAACGATTAGATAAATATCTGGAATGGACACTTGTGGTCTTGATGAGTCTGCTGGTGGTGGACGTATTATGGCAGGTGATAAGTCGCTATGTACTTACAGCCCCCAGTTCTTTTACCGATGAACTTGCCGGATTTTTGTTGATCTGGGTTGGGTTATTGGGTTCGGCCTATGTTACCGGGAAGAATGAACACCTCGCTATCGATATGTTGCTACAGCGCTCTGGCGAAAAAAGACAACGAATCCTCCGGCTCATCATCCATATCCTGATTGCAGTATTTGCACTATTTGTTTTGATCATTGGTGGAGCCTGGCTGGTGTACACACGTTTTTATCTGAACGTGAATTCGGCAGCATTGCGCATACCGTTAGGGTATGTGTACCTGATCCTTCCTCTTTCAGGATTAATTGTTTTGTACTACACCCTTGATAATACGAAGAAGATTTTTCTAAACAGAAGTTTAGCCTGA
- a CDS encoding TRAP transporter substrate-binding protein produces MRSKWYRYVMLSLAIWLLTTCASKEHTVLKLAHGLDPSHPVHRAMVFMAERVHENSGGKLEVEIYPSEQLGSEQQCVELLQIGSLAMTKVSAAILEGFTDNYKVLGLPYIFRSKEHSFNVLDGEIGQEFLNSTEKFWIKGLCFYDAGSRSFYTLKKPVETPADLSGLKIRVMKSQTAMQLVSAMGGSPTPVSWGELYTALQSGVVDGAENNPPSFYTSRHYEVCKFYSINEHTMVPDVLIISTKVWNRLTNEEQQWLSEAIRESVEVERRYWAESEAEALEKVIEAGVEINYPDKGPFEERVQQLYESYKTQPEIYSLIQRIKAVQ; encoded by the coding sequence ATGAGATCCAAATGGTATCGGTACGTAATGTTAAGTCTTGCCATTTGGTTGTTGACTACCTGTGCCTCAAAAGAGCATACCGTATTAAAGCTTGCACATGGTCTTGATCCCAGTCACCCGGTTCATCGGGCCATGGTGTTTATGGCCGAACGTGTACATGAAAATTCGGGAGGCAAGCTGGAAGTAGAGATTTACCCGAGTGAACAACTTGGTTCTGAACAACAATGTGTTGAGTTGCTGCAAATCGGCAGCCTGGCCATGACCAAAGTTTCGGCTGCCATACTGGAAGGCTTTACCGATAACTATAAAGTTTTAGGCTTGCCTTATATTTTTAGATCAAAGGAACATTCCTTTAATGTTTTGGATGGTGAAATAGGGCAGGAGTTTTTGAACAGCACAGAAAAATTCTGGATTAAAGGATTGTGTTTTTACGATGCCGGAAGCAGAAGTTTTTATACGCTGAAAAAGCCGGTTGAAACGCCTGCTGATCTTTCAGGTTTGAAGATCCGGGTAATGAAAAGTCAAACGGCCATGCAACTGGTTTCTGCCATGGGTGGATCTCCCACACCGGTATCGTGGGGTGAGTTGTATACGGCATTACAGAGTGGTGTTGTAGATGGTGCAGAAAATAATCCTCCCAGTTTTTACACTTCACGACATTATGAAGTGTGTAAGTTTTATTCCATCAACGAACATACCATGGTTCCGGATGTATTGATCATCAGTACGAAAGTTTGGAATCGATTGACAAATGAAGAACAACAATGGCTTAGCGAGGCGATAAGAGAATCGGTTGAAGTGGAGCGGAGATACTGGGCCGAATCAGAAGCGGAGGCGCTTGAAAAAGTGATTGAAGCAGGGGTAGAAATTAACTATCCGGATAAGGGCCCCTTTGAAGAACGCGTGCAACAACTGTATGAATCGTACAAAACGCAACCGGAAATTTATTCCTTAATCCAACGGATAAAGGCCGTTCAATAA
- a CDS encoding bifunctional 4-hydroxy-2-oxoglutarate aldolase/2-dehydro-3-deoxy-phosphogluconate aldolase — MSSYTPDSIVTVMRSSGMIPVFYHADIEVAKNVLDACYRGGVRVFEFTNRGGNAFDVFKALLKHVEQYPDLLLGTGTIMDGATAKKFIDVGAHFIVSPILKAEMASVCQSHNMLWIPGCATLTEIVTAKDLGAQVIKLFPGSVLGPDFVSSVLPVVPGLQLMPTGGVEPTEESLSAWFKAGVVCVGMGSKLMVKKADGSFDLEGIETQSRNALSLISKFRK; from the coding sequence ATGTCAAGCTATACACCTGATTCTATTGTAACGGTTATGCGATCATCCGGTATGATTCCGGTTTTTTATCATGCCGATATTGAAGTTGCAAAAAATGTGTTGGATGCCTGTTATCGTGGCGGTGTTCGTGTTTTTGAATTCACAAACCGAGGCGGCAATGCGTTTGATGTATTTAAAGCATTACTCAAGCACGTTGAACAATATCCTGATTTATTGCTGGGTACCGGTACCATTATGGACGGAGCAACAGCAAAGAAATTTATCGATGTCGGGGCACACTTTATTGTGTCACCCATTCTTAAAGCGGAGATGGCATCGGTTTGCCAGTCGCACAACATGCTTTGGATTCCAGGGTGTGCTACACTAACTGAAATTGTTACGGCAAAGGATTTAGGTGCACAGGTAATAAAATTATTTCCCGGCTCTGTACTGGGGCCTGATTTTGTTTCCTCCGTACTGCCTGTAGTGCCCGGTTTGCAACTGATGCCTACCGGTGGCGTTGAACCTACTGAAGAAAGTTTATCGGCATGGTTTAAGGCAGGCGTAGTGTGTGTAGGCATGGGCTCAAAACTTATGGTTAAAAAGGCAGATGGAAGTTTTGATCTGGAAGGCATTGAAACGCAATCGCGTAACGCACTTAGTTTGATTTCGAAATTCAGGAAATAA
- a CDS encoding sugar kinase has translation MSRVVTFGEIMLRLATPGYLRFSQATEFEATYGGGEANVAVSLANYGMEASFVSSLPNNDIGDAAIASLRARQVDTSFVNRSGDRIGIYFLESGVVSRGSKVIYDRANSSFAKLKKGTIDWEKAFKGATWFHWTGITPAVSEGAAEVCMEACEVASKMGITISTDLNYRNKLWKWGKSASEVMEALVSHCDIILGNEEDADMVFGIKPEGVDVTSGHVEGAAYESVGKQLMKKFPKAKKVIITLRGSISASHNSWSGVLWDGKKLFEAPTYQITHIVDRVGGGDSFMGGLIYGLIKYPTDDQKALNFAVAASCLKHTIKGDFNLVTVEEVEKLMKGDASGRVSR, from the coding sequence ATGAGTAGAGTAGTAACCTTTGGTGAGATCATGCTTAGGCTTGCCACGCCTGGCTATCTCCGGTTTTCACAAGCCACTGAATTTGAGGCCACCTATGGCGGAGGCGAAGCTAACGTTGCTGTTTCATTAGCCAATTATGGAATGGAAGCAAGCTTTGTGTCAAGCCTGCCGAATAATGACATCGGTGACGCAGCGATTGCTTCGTTGAGGGCACGTCAGGTAGACACATCCTTTGTCAATAGAAGTGGTGATCGCATTGGAATTTACTTTTTGGAATCTGGTGTGGTGAGCCGTGGTAGTAAAGTTATTTACGACAGGGCTAACAGTTCATTTGCTAAACTAAAGAAGGGAACAATTGATTGGGAGAAAGCTTTCAAGGGTGCTACCTGGTTTCACTGGACAGGCATTACACCGGCAGTATCTGAAGGCGCAGCAGAAGTTTGTATGGAAGCCTGTGAAGTTGCTTCAAAAATGGGAATCACTATTTCTACTGATCTTAACTACAGAAATAAATTGTGGAAGTGGGGTAAAAGTGCCAGTGAAGTAATGGAAGCGTTAGTTAGTCATTGTGATATTATCTTGGGTAATGAAGAAGATGCGGACATGGTTTTTGGAATTAAACCAGAAGGTGTAGATGTAACCTCAGGCCATGTGGAGGGTGCTGCTTATGAATCAGTAGGTAAGCAATTGATGAAAAAGTTTCCGAAAGCAAAGAAAGTAATTATTACCCTTCGCGGATCAATCAGTGCCAGCCATAATTCATGGTCGGGTGTGTTGTGGGATGGAAAGAAATTGTTTGAGGCGCCAACGTACCAGATTACCCATATTGTTGATCGTGTTGGTGGTGGTGATTCTTTTATGGGCGGACTTATTTACGGATTGATTAAGTACCCCACAGACGACCAAAAAGCCTTGAACTTTGCTGTGGCAGCATCATGCCTCAAGCATACCATTAAAGGTGATTTTAATTTAGTGACTGTGGAAGAGGTAGAGAAACTAATGAAAGGTGACGCTTCTGGAAGAGTATCACGTTAA
- a CDS encoding altronate dehydratase — protein sequence MSNKFLKIHPSDNVLVALSDLKMGETIAYNRTSITLPNDVPAKHKFTLTELGVNDEVKMYGILVGKALKLIPAGGVIATNNVKHLASSFAGKSTDVSWSAPDVSKWKTKTFNGYHREDGQVGVANYWLVIPLVFCENRNVNVIRHAFEEELGFSKRDAYKDYVHELVQRYKEGNTDITSVTFQQSTANGKSKIFKNVDGIKFLTHEGGCGGIRQDSEALCALLAGYIHNPNVAGATVLSLGCQNAQIDILKEKLHKLNSAFSKPLIILEQQKEGTEQELLVQAIQKTFLQLIEVDKQERKPAPLSKLKIGLECGGSDGFSGISANPAVGHVSDLLAALGGSSILSEFPELCGVEQELINRCADESIANKFVYLMRAYSSSAEAVGSGFDMNPSPGNIKDGLITDAMKSAGAAKKGGTSPVADVLDYGEYVTKPGLNLLCTPGNDVESTTAMAGAGASIILFTTGLGTPTGNPVAPVVKISSNTKLSEKMRDIIDVNAGTVIEGSKTIEEVGEEILEFIIQVASGNQQTKAQQLHQDDFIPWKRGISL from the coding sequence ATGTCAAACAAGTTCTTGAAAATACATCCTTCAGATAATGTGTTGGTAGCACTGTCTGATTTGAAAATGGGTGAAACCATCGCCTATAATAGAACATCCATTACATTGCCCAATGACGTTCCCGCGAAGCATAAATTTACGTTGACGGAACTTGGCGTAAATGATGAGGTGAAAATGTATGGGATTCTTGTTGGTAAAGCGCTTAAGCTCATACCCGCAGGCGGTGTTATCGCCACCAACAATGTAAAACACCTGGCCTCCTCTTTTGCTGGCAAATCAACTGATGTGTCGTGGTCTGCACCAGATGTTTCAAAATGGAAAACTAAAACATTCAATGGTTATCATCGGGAAGATGGACAAGTAGGTGTTGCCAATTATTGGTTGGTTATACCCTTGGTCTTTTGTGAAAACCGAAACGTAAATGTTATTCGTCATGCCTTTGAAGAAGAGCTGGGGTTCTCCAAGCGGGATGCGTATAAAGATTATGTACACGAGCTGGTACAACGCTATAAAGAAGGCAATACCGACATTACTTCCGTTACCTTTCAACAAAGTACCGCCAATGGAAAATCTAAGATTTTCAAAAATGTAGACGGCATAAAATTTCTCACGCATGAAGGTGGTTGCGGGGGCATTCGTCAGGATTCGGAAGCGTTGTGTGCCTTGCTTGCAGGCTATATCCATAATCCAAATGTAGCCGGGGCAACTGTACTTAGTCTGGGCTGCCAAAATGCACAGATTGATATCCTAAAAGAAAAACTTCACAAGCTTAACTCCGCGTTTTCAAAACCACTTATTATTCTTGAACAACAAAAGGAAGGAACTGAACAAGAGTTGTTGGTGCAAGCCATTCAAAAAACGTTTCTCCAATTAATCGAAGTTGATAAACAGGAACGAAAACCTGCTCCGCTTAGTAAACTTAAAATTGGATTGGAGTGTGGTGGCTCCGATGGTTTTTCAGGTATATCGGCTAACCCTGCGGTAGGTCATGTTTCAGATTTACTGGCAGCCCTTGGAGGGTCATCTATTCTTTCTGAATTTCCTGAGCTTTGTGGTGTTGAACAGGAACTTATTAATCGTTGTGCTGATGAGTCCATCGCCAACAAGTTTGTTTACCTGATGCGCGCGTATTCGAGTTCCGCTGAAGCCGTGGGTTCTGGTTTTGATATGAACCCCTCCCCTGGCAATATTAAAGATGGATTGATTACCGATGCAATGAAATCGGCAGGTGCGGCCAAGAAAGGTGGTACATCACCGGTTGCCGATGTTTTGGACTATGGCGAATACGTAACCAAACCCGGATTGAATTTACTTTGCACACCCGGCAATGATGTGGAAAGTACAACAGCTATGGCGGGTGCAGGTGCTTCTATAATATTGTTTACTACAGGCTTGGGAACCCCTACCGGTAATCCAGTCGCCCCGGTAGTGAAAATTTCCTCCAACACCAAGCTATCTGAAAAAATGCGCGACATCATTGATGTTAATGCAGGCACCGTAATTGAAGGAAGTAAAACTATTGAAGAAGTTGGCGAAGAGATACTTGAGTTTATCATTCAGGTCGCCAGCGGTAATCAACAAACCAAAGCACAACAACTCCATCAGGATGATTTCATTCCGTGGAAACGTGGTATTTCACTTTAA
- the xylA gene encoding xylose isomerase, translated as MKDTTTKFFKGIPVIKYEGPQSKNPFAFRYYDAKRKVGKKTMAEYLRFAVAYWHTFCGTGGDPFGGGTKKFPWSQNPDPIQRAKDKMDAAFEFATKMGINFYCFHDYDLVDEAPTLKESETRLQTIVKYAKQKQKETGIKLLWGTANLFSNPRYMNGAATNPDYKVVTWAGAQVKSAIDATIELGGSNYVFWGGREGYMSLLNTDMKREQEHLARFLHMARDYGRKNGFKGTFLIEPKPMEPSKHQYDFDAATVISFLRQYDLMDDFKLNLEVNHATLALHTFQHELQVAADAGMLGSIDANRGDYQNGWDTDQFPNNINELTEAMLVILEAGGFKSGGINFDAKTRRNSTDLEDIVYAHIGGMDTFARALLTAQAILDDGEYKAIRKQRYSSFDSGKGKQFEQGKLSLENLHADALKNGEPEIISGKQEYLENLINRFI; from the coding sequence ATGAAAGACACAACAACGAAATTTTTTAAGGGAATACCCGTCATTAAATACGAAGGCCCCCAATCGAAAAACCCCTTTGCCTTCAGGTATTACGATGCCAAAAGAAAAGTAGGAAAGAAAACCATGGCCGAATACCTTCGGTTTGCTGTGGCTTATTGGCACACCTTCTGCGGAACAGGTGGTGACCCGTTTGGTGGAGGAACAAAAAAATTTCCATGGTCACAAAATCCTGATCCTATTCAGCGTGCAAAAGATAAAATGGACGCTGCATTTGAGTTTGCCACCAAAATGGGAATCAATTTTTATTGCTTTCACGATTATGATTTGGTTGATGAAGCACCAACCCTAAAGGAATCGGAAACCCGTTTGCAGACAATTGTAAAATATGCTAAGCAAAAACAAAAGGAGACCGGTATTAAGTTGCTTTGGGGAACGGCAAATTTATTTTCCAATCCACGTTATATGAATGGTGCCGCTACTAATCCGGACTATAAGGTTGTTACGTGGGCAGGGGCACAGGTTAAAAGCGCAATTGATGCTACCATTGAATTGGGCGGGAGCAATTATGTATTTTGGGGTGGCCGCGAAGGTTATATGTCGTTGTTGAACACGGACATGAAACGCGAGCAAGAGCACCTTGCACGTTTTCTGCACATGGCCCGCGATTATGGCAGGAAGAATGGATTCAAAGGTACATTCCTGATTGAACCGAAACCCATGGAGCCCTCCAAGCATCAATATGATTTCGATGCGGCTACCGTGATTTCTTTTCTTCGTCAGTATGATTTAATGGATGATTTTAAGCTTAACCTTGAAGTTAACCATGCAACATTGGCATTGCATACATTCCAGCATGAGTTGCAGGTAGCGGCTGATGCCGGGATGTTGGGCAGTATTGATGCGAACCGTGGTGATTACCAAAATGGCTGGGATACGGATCAGTTTCCGAATAACATCAATGAACTTACAGAGGCTATGCTCGTGATACTTGAAGCCGGTGGCTTCAAAAGCGGTGGTATAAACTTCGATGCAAAAACAAGGAGAAACTCAACCGACCTGGAAGATATCGTGTATGCACACATTGGTGGTATGGACACGTTTGCGCGTGCCTTGCTTACGGCACAAGCTATTCTCGATGATGGTGAATATAAAGCTATCCGTAAGCAGCGTTATTCGAGTTTTGATTCAGGTAAAGGAAAGCAGTTTGAACAAGGAAAACTTTCGTTGGAGAATCTTCATGCCGATGCATTGAAGAATGGTGAACCTGAAATCATCAGTGGTAAGCAGGAGTACCTGGAGAATCTGATTAACCGATTTATCTAA
- a CDS encoding carbohydrate kinase: protein MSKYLLGIDLGSSSVKACLIDANTGLLKASSTYPETEMAISSPNYGWAEQHPDEWWDNATHAVRSALNSSGSKAEDVLAVGIAYQMHGLVVVNKNHTVLRPSIIWCDSRAVSIGEDAYNQLGELYCMDRLMNSPGNFTASKLKWVKDFEPHVYKDIHKAMLPGDYLAMRLTGEIYTTVSGLSEGIMWDYQKSTIPERLFNYYGLDAGLVADVLPTFSEQGRLTVQAANSLGLKPGTPVTYRAGDQPNNAFSLNALNPGEIAATAGTSGVIYGIVDKPTADKLSRVNTFVHVNHTVGNPRYGVLLCVNGTGIMNSWLRKLLSSKATVSYERLNQLASEAPVGADNLFVLPFGNGAERVLQNENLGASIHGLDLNRHNVSHICRASQEGIVYALGYGFGVMNELGIQSTVIRAGHANMFLSDLFCQTFVNTTGARLELYNTDGAQGAARGAGVGIGYYKNYNEAFRTLSCIKSFEPDKQLTIVQDTFSQWKTILNKQLNAHH from the coding sequence ATGTCAAAATATCTGTTGGGAATTGACTTGGGGAGTTCATCGGTAAAGGCATGCCTTATTGATGCCAATACGGGTTTGCTTAAGGCTTCGTCTACTTATCCCGAAACCGAAATGGCAATATCCAGCCCAAATTACGGATGGGCCGAACAACATCCTGACGAGTGGTGGGATAATGCTACCCATGCCGTTCGGTCTGCATTAAATTCATCAGGGTCGAAGGCAGAGGATGTACTTGCTGTGGGAATCGCCTACCAAATGCACGGTTTGGTAGTTGTGAACAAAAACCACACAGTATTGCGTCCTTCTATAATATGGTGCGATAGCCGTGCGGTATCGATAGGAGAGGATGCCTACAACCAATTGGGTGAGTTGTATTGTATGGACAGGTTGATGAATTCACCGGGAAACTTTACAGCTTCAAAACTAAAGTGGGTAAAAGATTTTGAACCGCATGTATATAAGGACATCCATAAGGCTATGTTGCCTGGGGATTACCTGGCTATGCGTCTTACCGGAGAGATATACACAACGGTTTCGGGGTTGTCAGAAGGGATTATGTGGGATTACCAGAAGAGCACCATACCTGAACGACTCTTTAATTATTATGGGTTGGATGCAGGACTTGTTGCGGATGTACTTCCCACATTTTCTGAACAAGGCAGGCTTACAGTTCAGGCTGCCAATTCACTTGGCCTTAAACCAGGCACACCAGTTACCTATCGCGCTGGCGATCAACCCAATAATGCATTTTCGTTGAATGCCTTAAATCCCGGTGAAATTGCTGCTACTGCCGGAACCTCAGGTGTAATTTATGGTATTGTAGATAAACCAACGGCTGATAAACTTTCGCGGGTTAACACTTTTGTTCATGTTAACCATACAGTTGGCAATCCAAGGTATGGTGTGCTGTTGTGCGTGAATGGAACAGGTATTATGAATAGTTGGCTTAGAAAGTTGCTATCCTCTAAGGCCACAGTTTCATATGAAAGATTAAATCAACTTGCCAGTGAAGCGCCAGTAGGGGCTGATAATTTGTTCGTTCTGCCTTTTGGTAATGGTGCTGAACGCGTGCTTCAAAATGAAAACCTCGGTGCCAGCATTCATGGGCTTGATTTAAACCGCCACAATGTTTCGCATATTTGCCGGGCATCGCAAGAAGGTATTGTTTATGCGTTAGGTTACGGCTTTGGAGTGATGAATGAATTGGGTATCCAATCAACTGTTATCAGGGCTGGCCATGCCAATATGTTTTTAAGCGACCTATTTTGCCAGACTTTTGTAAACACAACTGGTGCCAGGCTTGAATTGTACAATACTGATGGCGCACAGGGTGCTGCCCGTGGTGCGGGAGTTGGAATCGGTTACTATAAAAATTATAATGAAGCGTTTCGTACGCTCAGCTGCATAAAAAGTTTTGAACCGGATAAACAACTCACAATAGTCCAGGATACCTTTAGTCAGTGGAAGACAATTTTAAATAAACAATTAAACGCCCATCATTAA